From a region of the Etheostoma spectabile isolate EspeVRDwgs_2016 unplaced genomic scaffold, UIUC_Espe_1.0 scaffold00569664, whole genome shotgun sequence genome:
- the LOC116685221 gene encoding LOW QUALITY PROTEIN: NLR family CARD domain-containing protein 3-like (The sequence of the model RefSeq protein was modified relative to this genomic sequence to represent the inferred CDS: inserted 2 bases in 1 codon; deleted 2 bases in 1 codon; substituted 1 base at 1 genomic stop codon) — protein sequence MSGLEEEEDGAESGGSDWWSMKTRSRDPSPDLSDEPGPSDPKERKRSDDSEEEQPSRSGSRTRAGLQTANQSSSKQMDVGRQEQKSRLKETFERVTEGGETGSRTLLSRIYTVLYLSEGLSEEVNTQHEVRQLETAFKEKSLHHSPIQCCDIFKASPGQQKPIRVVVTSGVAGVGKTFSVQKFCLDWAEGLENQDISLVIPLSFRELNLIRDGQYSLLELLRVFHPTLQEVPADQLAASRLLFIFDGLDESRLSLDFNNDEAVPDVTHKSSVNLLLTNLIQGKLLPSALVWITSRPAAANQIPPACVDRVTEVQGFTDPQKEEYFRKRVSDEELSSRIIXTSRSLHIMCLIPVFCWITATVLDHMLTTDQRGELPKTLTDMYSHFLLVQTKRKKLKYAEGHETSPQELMEADGEVLLKLGRLALEQLEKGNIMFYQEDLERCGLDVTEASLYSGVCSQIFKTESGIFQKSVYCFIHLSVQEFLAAVYLFHCYTNRNTQVVKDFMGPDLKHTIAKRVKQPKKSFLKKVLKFFGKNDSRGDREHDPNSSLDVFLERAMEKSLESKNGHLDLFVRFLHGLSLESNQRLLGGLLGQTDNSPEIIQRAINNLKEMNSDEISPDRSINIFHCLTEMKDHSVHQEIQEFLKSENRSEKKLSEIHCSALAYMLQMSEEVLDELDLKKYNTTDEGRRRLVPAVRNCRKARFINCNLSEAEWEVVFSALKSNPSHLRELDLINNLEDSAVERLCAGLQSPNCRLETLRLVGCSLSETSCASLVSALKSNPSHLRELDLSTNKLQDSGLELLCGFLESPDCRLETLRLRYCRLSKTSCASLVSALKSNPSHLRELTXEYHELQDSGLELLCGFLESPTVDWRL from the exons atGAGTGgtttggaggaagaggaggacggaGCAGAGTCTGGAGGATCAGACTGGTGGTCTATGAAGACCCGGTCCAGAGATCCTTCTCCAGACCTCAGTGATGAACCTGGACCCTCAGACCCAAA agagaggaagaggagtgatGATTCTGAGGAGGAGCAGCCATCCAGATCGGGATCCAGAACCAGAGCTGGACtgcagacagccaatcagagcagctCTAAGCAGA TGGACGTTGGTCGTCAGGAACAGAAGTCCAGGCTGAAGGAGACATTTGAACGTGTGACTGAAGGAGgtgaaacaggaagtagaacccTCCTCAGCAGGATCTACACGGTCCTCTACCTCTCAGAGGGACTGAGTGAAGAGGTTAATACCCAACATGAGGTGAGGCAGCTGGAGACAGCCTTCAAGGAGAAGAGCCTCCATCACTCTCCGATCCAGTGCTGCGACATCTTTAAAGCCTCACCTGGCCAACAGAAACCCATCAGAGTGGTTGTGACGAGCGGCGTCGCTGGCGTTGGAAAAACCTTCTCAGTGCAGAAGTTCTGTCTGGACTGGGCCGAGGGGTTGGAGAACCAAGATATCAGTCTGGTGATTCCTCTTTCTTTCAGGGAGCTGAACCTGATCAGAGATGGGCAGTACAGTCTTCTGGAGCTGCTCCGTGTTTTCCATCCAACATTACAGGAGGTCCCAGCAGACCAGCTCGCTGCCTCCAGACttctcttcatctttgacggCCTGGATGAAAGCAGACTTTCACTGGATTTCAACAACGATGAGGCTGTTCCTGATGTCACACACAAGTCCTCAGTCAACCTGCTGTTGACAAACCTCATCCAGGGGAAGCTGCTTCCCTCGGCTCTCGTCTGGATCACTTcccgacctgcagcagccaatcagatccctcctgCATGTGTTGACAGGGTAACAGAAGTACAAGGCTTCACTGACCcccagaaggaggagtacttcaggaagagagTCAGTGATGAAGAGCTGTCCAGCAGAATCATCTAGACCTCCAggagcctccacatcatgtgtctgatcccagtcttctgctggatcactgctacagtccTGGACCACATGTTGACGACAGACCAGAGAGGagagctgcccaagaccctgactgacATGTACTCCCACTTCCTGCTGGTTcagacaaagaggaagaagCTCAAGTATGCTGAGGGACATGAGACGAGTCCACAGGAGCTGATGGAGGCCGACGGGGAAGTTCTTCTGAAGCTGGGGAGGCTGGCGTTGGAACAGCTGGAGAAAGGAAACATCATGTTCTACCAAGAAGACCTGGAGCGCTGTGGTCTGGACGTCACAGAGGCCTCGCTGTACTCAGGAGTCTGTTCACAGATCTTCAAAACAGAGAGTGGGATCTTCCAGAAATCAGTCTACTGCTTCATTCATCTGAGCGTTCAGGAGTTTCTGGCTGCAGTCTACCTGTTCCACTGTTACACCAACAGGAACACACAGGTAGTCAAAGACTTCATGGGACCAGACTTAAAACATACAATTGCAAAACGAGtaaaacaacccaaaaaatcttttcttAAGAAGGTTTTAAAGTTTTTTGGAAAGAACGATAGCCGTGGTGACAGGGAACATGACCCTAACTCATCCCTGGATGTCTTCCTGGAGAGAGCCATGGAGAAATCTCTTGAGAGTAAAAATGGCCACCTGGACCTGTTTGTCCGCTTCCTTCATGGCCTCTCTCTGGAGTCCAACCAGAGACTCTTAGGAGGCCTGCTGGGTCAGACAGACAACAGTCCAGAAATCATCCAGCGAGCCATCAACAACCTGAAGGAGATGAACAGTGATGAGATCTCTCCGGACAGAAGCATCAACATCTTCCACTGTCTGACGGAGATGAAGGACCACTCAGTCCATCAGGAGATCCAAGAGTTCCTGAAGTCAGAGAACAGATCTGAGAAGAAACTCTCTGAGATCCACTGTTCAGCTCTGGCCTACATGCTGCAGATGTCAGAGGAGGTTCTGGATGAGTTGGACCTGAAGAAGTACAACACAACAGATGAGGGACGACGGAGACTGGTTCCAGCTGTGAGGAACTGCAGAAAGGCTCG GTTTATTAACTGTAACCTCTCTGAGGCTGAGTGGGAAGTCGTGTTCTCAGCTctgaagtccaacccctcccatctgagagagctggacctgataAACAACCTGGAGGATTCAGCCGTGGAGCGTCTGTGTGCTGGACTGCAGAGTCCAAActgtagactggagactctgag aTTGGTCGGCTGCAgtttgtcagagaccagctgtgcttctctggtctcagctctgaagtccaacccctcccatctgagagagctggacctgagtaccAACAAGCTGCAGGATTCAGGACTGGAGCTGCTGTGTGGTTTTCTGGAGAGTCCAGActgtagactggagactctgag atTGAGGTATTGCAGGTTGTCAAAGACCAGCTGTGCTTCTCTGGTCTCA GCTctgaagtccaacccctcccatctgagagagctgaC TGAGTATCATGAGCTGCAGGATTCAGGACTGGAGCTGCTGTGTGGTTTTCTGGAGAGTCCAActgtagactggagactctga